The Plasmodium vinckei vinckei genome assembly, chromosome: PVVCY_09 genome includes the window ttttcatactctttgaattaaaaattggaaataaaatttgacTCCtaacaatattataatttccaTCGTTTtattgcatatttataaggaatatttttttatagagGGGCAtaccaaaaaatatgcaaaaacATGCAAACATATTTACCCTCAGTTTCAATCTTCACATTTGGTCATACATCCATTTATTCTACATAAGTGCCTATAAAACAcacaataaaaaagttgttgaaaaatagcatataaaaaataagctTGTTAGAAAAAAGACATTTGAAAGGTTTTTggtttttttcaattatttcatatttttgtattttattacaatcgaaaaataaaatgaaactataaaaccatttttttttaattcaaaaaaaaagagaaatacCCCAATTTGGTATACATTCTTTCTCATATTAttctaaaattaaatgtGCACAAAAAGGTATAAATTCATCACTTgttcgaaaaaaaaaaaaaaataaaatgccATTTTAAATGTTTTCCTTGTGTATTATGCTTCTACGAAATggtttaaaaatatgtttaaacTATCggaaatttaaataaactCTTTTAGAgattcttatttttttgaatgaCAATAAGCCGGTAGGgcattaaataaatcataGGAAATACAATGATAGCTAAATAGGAACTAAACAAACGATCGACCAAATAATGTATACACATATGtcatatgatataaataaaagtaaaaattaaaacacatttttttctcaacTATCTTTTCTGCTAAAATGGGTCACCTCGAAAGTAATTCGAAACTGAAAAAGAGTGTTGATCAAAATGATAAGCAGATAAATCTGGggaatgataaaaaaagaaaaaaaaaaggagaaaaaaaaggagaaaaaaatggggGAAAAAACCAAGAAAAAAGTAAACACATcgaacaaaaaataaaaacagaAAATAAACGCATCGAACAAAATGAAGCATATGAATATCATTATAACctgattaaaaaaaatagctttattttaaaaaaaagtttattaGAATGGTATTATAAACATCGAAGAAAATTACCATGGAGAAATGATCAACCACCATAtacaacaaatataaatatacaaacacaaataaataaagattgTGATATTCGaaactattttttcaaagcACGAGACAATACTAAATTAAATGATGAAGCTGATACAAAAAACGAAAATGTTGTAGTCAACAAAAATTGTGATAAAACTTTAACTACGGAAATTACGAATACCATTGAAGAAATAAAGGAGTCtgtaaaaaatgatcaAATAGAAACTGCAAACTGTTTGGACaataacattttaaagtctgaaaattttaacaaACAGATTGAAAGTATTCCTAAACTGATAGatcaaaatgaagaaacaGAAAAACTCCAATTGCGAGGATATCAAATATACATTAGTGAAGTAATGTTACAACAAACAAAAGTAGCTACTGTATTAaacttttatttgaaatgGATGAATAAATGGCCAACTATTTTTGATTTAGTAAAAAGTAATTTAGATGATATATTAACAGAATGGAAAGGTTTAGGATATTACAATCGAgctaaaaatttattagatTGCTGTAAAGTAgttgtaaataaatataatggaATCTTCCCtaatgatttaaaattattaaaagaattaCCAGGAATTGGAAATTATACAGCTAAAGCTATTtctatacatttatataattcaaaaGATATATGTGTTGATActaatattattagaaTATTTTCTAGAATTACAGATACTATAAATTATCATGGTTCTACTATTTTAGCTCAACATAGTGAAGAAGTAagcaatatattatgtacaGATACATGTAATTATTCAGACTTCAATCAAGCTCTAATGGATTTAGGATCAAGTATATGTAATTCATCTCCTCAATGCTCAATTTGCCCATTAAATAAGTATTGTCTTATTTAttcaaaagaaaattataaaaatgttaaaaataaacgtagaaaaattaatggaaaaattaaaCTCGAACTTGAAACAGATCAGCAATCCAATTTGGATCATCCAAATAATTGCACATTATGTGTTAAGGACAGAAATGTAGATATTAAGCTTGTTCCTTTAgctaaattaaaaacaaaaaaaaaaaaaaattgcctcattttaataataaaaaaaagtgatacCTATAATGATACTACTAaagaaaatcaaaataaggACCAATTAGACaactataattatttgatgGTTAAAAATACAGATTCAAATCTATTTTCGATGCATTATCTGTTTCCATTTATACTTATAGAGGATTTCACACCAGAAGCATACAGCATGGTAatgtatacataaatattatgcatttttttagaattttttttacataagtTTGAAGAAAAGAAATACATAACTGCTGTTATACCagatatgtatgtatattaatGTTTATTTCGAACTAGAAACACTTTATGAATATTTCacccttttttatttttcagcACTTAAATAGTTTATTAACTAAACTTAGCTTAAATAATACTAAATCGGATTCCTTTATATAcgtaatattttattaaatttattttttttttgttttgcatttttatacaaCCTTACTAGAGTATATATTACTACTAGTTTTAATCTCTATCCAAATTTTTCAACTTTAtcgttttattttttttttaactttttatagattggaaattttaaacatatattttcccATTTGATATATGatacttatatttatacttgTATTGTCCATAATTCGGTAAATGCAAAAGCATAATATacctattttattttacttactccctttttaattttccaaTTTATGGTGCAAATTtgtataaacatatatttattttttattcgtaggaaaatgaaaatataggATATGAGCATGTGtggataaaattaaaagatatCAAGGTATGTcacacttttttatttgctacatttatttttcgcATGGTCATTTTTacttttgttatttttgcATGGTCATTTTTACTTTTGGTATTTTTGCATGttcatttttacttttGTTATTTTCCACTTCCTCAATTTTTATAGGACTTCATGCACAACTCGTTTTGTGAAAACATAGTTGAGCATTATAAGAAAAGCGtgaatgaaaaaaaggCAATTATTTCTGAATTTTTCGAATAAGCAAAGTGAGGAAAAGgaagaaattaaaatttagaGCCACCCTATTatgctttaaaaaattagtatTGTATCCctataatacaaaaaaaatacatgtatatatagatcagtttttttgtattatagGGATaccattttgttttatccgaaattaaatataaacctACATTTTTAGTTAGGTATACACACtcctcttttttatatacatatatttagatatgtgtgtaaaaaatttgttatacgttttttttaatgcacaattttttaagtagACGTGTGAACTATTCAAAGAAAATGGAAACATTGaacattattaaaaattttgttttccttttcctatgattatttttttaatatttaaaaataaaatagtgtAAAAACTTACTATATTGacattgaaaaaaatgttttttcgtttttttttcgtttttttttcgtttttttttcatttttttttatccttTTTTCCCCATTTTCCCTCTGTTGCTTTGTTtgcaataatatatgcaaacACAACAAATTCCCCCCACTTTTTGTGGATCACctcacaatttttttagcaagccatatatacatattaatttatttatcatatattcCTATTAGCATATATGTGGTAAGACAGTGATATACATTTCTGAACAAATCAAACTAATTAATGATAAGACAAATCTTTTAGGTctcaattattttataaaaattttctatgatttatgaattttatcaaaattgtGGACAAGTGATAAaatacttatatttttccatttttattttgtcaaCATGTATACtttgtaattattttattaaatgtgTCAACgtgaataaataaaaaaaaaaaaatttaaggATATATGATATGCCCCCTATTTTTAGCTTCATAATAGCAAGtcaatatattaacatatttttcaatacaatatatatgataatattttcataaaatttaaaaaaaaaaaatgggaaaTAAATGCAGCTGTATAGAAATtagtaatgaaaaatataagtgtCTACAAGATGATGAATATTTGAAAACTCATGGACTTCAATCGATGGGTTTAGAAGGAATAGAAACAAATATAGCAGAAGAAAACGAAGaagataattatttttatcggtatgaaagtaaaaaaagtataacaGATCATGGAGAAGAATTAAAGCAAAATGAATCAACAGATTGCATAGTTAATgtaaaaagaatattaaattatataaaagaatatgagcccgattttttattattttttaatgaaaaaaattcaacaagtttaatttttttaaaatatataattatgaattatagtacatatattatgtatatagaTACAGGTGTAATTTATATTGgtgaaataaatgaaaacaatgaaaaaaatggttTAGGAATTATTATAACACCTGATcagtgtatatatataggtgAATTTGaagatgataaaataaCTGGGTTtggattatatatacattattctaaaagtaaatatataggaTATTggaaaaatggaaaagCAAATAGTTAtggaatatttatacacCCTGATGGAACATTTTATAAAGGCCTTTGGTTAAATGATaagcaaaataaaaaaggtatagaatatgttaataataattatatatttttaggaaattatattaaaggagaaaaaaatgggtTTGGAGCTTTTATATGGAAAAATGAATCGATCTATATAgggcatataaaaaataatttttttagtaaaagaggtatatattttttaaataaaaataaaatatatataagtaaatggaaatataattgtttaCATGGAAAATGTGAAATATTCTGGTTAGACAAAAGACAATATCTAGGTAACCACAACAACAACAATAAACAAGGGATAGGAATATACAAATGGAATGATGGACGGATTTATTTTGGAAAttggaataataataaacaacATGGACAtggtatatttattataataaaacattttaaaaattatgaaaactatataaataatccttttttccttttttttaaatgtacacaaaaaataaaaaaatattttttattaaatattaaaaaagaggAATTTTTACATACTGGACAAATTAATCAactattacaaaaaattgaaaataattgccataattataatttttattattttttacttacattattacatattaattattatgagTTATGCTCATCCTATTTTGAATTTCTtaggataaaaaaattaaacaattttaagtacaattttgaattttacaaaaaaataaatacacatatatcTTCTGCAAccaatgaatatataattgaaaatCTGTCTGGACAAAATACCCAAATTTCTAATTCTTTCTTTTGGTTAAGCCCTGaagataaattaaataaagatgagttaaaaaataaacaaaaaaaaaacataaaaaatgtagaaaatataaaacaagtTCGAGTTGTTTCCAATTTAGAAAATGCTAAATACACACATGATGaggaaaacaaaataactGTTCCTTTACattatgaacaaaatgataataattttgaagatattgaaaatttaaaaaattatttaaatttaataaatttaagctatataaatgaaaatgatataaatatacaacatccattattttcttatgcatcaaataatattattattaaattgggaaaatggaaaaatggTGAATTACAAAACTGGATCTATTCTACTGAAAATGGTATGACTAATGAAAATACTCAAATAAATGCTGACCAAATTATGGAATATAGTGAAGAAATGATAgacaataatataaaagaaaaaatcaaaaaaaaaaaaaaaaaaaaaaaaatcagaCATACTTTTCCAtaacaattataatattattgatAACTTTCTAAACAACTTGTCTTCTTCTGCTTTAAGTAATatctataataataaaaaaaatgcacagaaaaaaaaacgaagcCAAAcattgatgaaaaaaaaaatgaaaaaaaaaacaatgaaaaaaaataagctaGTAAAAAAACAGTCTGAACAATCATCTaatgaaaaggaaaatatttgGGCAGATGAACTGAAGAAAAGAAAACgaaataaagataatacCGAGGTAGAACCAAATATGAagagtaataaaaaaggtcTTGATAAGgatcaaaataaagaaaaacatgataaaaaaaaatacgataaaaataataaaaaattatcacaCACATCCTCCTATAGTACAAGTGTTGATATCTCTACAATAAGTGAGTCATTAAATTCCTTTGATAAGGAAGATAAAAAGATGAggagaaataaaaatcataGTCAAAGTACAGATAGCAATACTAGCAAATCGAATTCTTCAAttgaaatggaaaaaagaCAAGAGAACGAGGACGGACCAAACATAAACATCAATAAAGAAAAggaattttataataatattttaaataaaaataaaatggatgataaatcaaatttagtaaatttttcaaaatttgaaaaatatcataaatCAGAAAGTAGtgaaaaaagtaataatgataaagaaaaaaattttaaaaaggaaaaaaatttaagaacaaatataaatttagaatatataaaaaaaaatagagatatatttgaagacaaaaaaaatagtaattattatgaagaaaatatatcccCATCAAAagatagtaataataaaactaaagttacaaaacaaattaaaaaaaaaaaggatataataaaacatggACCTATAAGTAACAGTTGCAGTAGTCGAAAAAGTATCAATAGTTATGATAAACTtgaaaggaaaaaaaaaggaaaaaatcaGACAAAGggaaatggaaaatataaaaaaaatgctattTCTCAAAATTATGATTTACCGAAGAAAGggttttcattaatatggagtcttaaaaaaatgaaaaattcaCATCAATCTGCTAAAGATGATATAGCATTTGAAGCAcccgaaaaaaataattataatgaaatggatcatgataatgaaaatattaaaaaaccAAAACagtctttttttaaaaagtttttaGGAGTTAGTAAAGTTAatcaacaaaaataaataaatattatattgaaaaattatagcatttgtaaaaaagcaaacaaattatatccTGAGTTTAAATCAAAATGGAGAAATATTTTCCAGTGTTATTACTAGCTAAATGAAATgtgcataattttttttttttttttcatttagtcgtgaaaaaaaaattcccAATTCCTTCTCATCTTTTGTGCATTTAAATTCATACCGTTTTGTATGCTCCCtatattatgaaatattttttttacataatatttataattaaaaaaaaaataatcctACAAAACATAAGCATAAATtgattaaatatttcatgtGATCAGGATGCATTATAACAACGTTGTAGACATGtgtgtaaaatatttaggGTATTAAAAAGAATTCGAAATTAAAAggtataaaaacaaaataaaataagaaaaaacaaataaaggTGTGTAAAAActttcaaatttattattgtatatagtttgaaaatatttatgcataCGGAATGGTTAATGCATAGATCagcattttattaaaaagggaAACAAAGGGAATATCATTTGAGTTACTATTTTCAAggtttatataaaacaaactttttaaattcttagaaaaaataattataaaatttgaaggataatcattataaatatacccataaaaaaaaacaaggaaaatgaaaattcctataaaaaaaatacacacaCATGTAGATACAACgttgtgcatatataaatatctctctatatatgtaatataaatgataatatcaatataaaattggaTGTCTGTATagtacaaatatatatagagacatatatgcaaagataaaaattatataagtatgcataaaaattaaaaaaataaataaaattcgtttacttttatctttatcatttttattggaAATAGGGCCATacaattttgaatatttaaagCGAACagatatgaaaataaacaaataatattatcacaataaaaaaaaatgtgattAATTGAGCAATTGAATAATTGAACAATGAATAAAACAATACAGCTATACAAAAGATAGAGGCAGACTAGAGCGACCACAAATACATATTCTCGAACATGTAAATGGTTAGTATATCTATAGATAAGGAAAATATACATTGAATTagcttattattataataaaaaataatgtaaacaaaaaaatgtgtaaaataaaaatggagaGGGGGTGtcttaaattttaataatcaGTAAATCATTGAATCAACGAATGATAGGTCAGGAAATTAATTTCTCCCCAAGGTggtaaacaaaaaaaaacgctagctcaatatatattgccatctttcaaatatttgaaTGTATATCATACAAGAATGAGTATTTGTTTGTCTCTGGTGGGAGGTACAAAAGAGCAGATGAATAATTAACATTGagaataattcatttttgaATGGAATATATCTGATGCTGATGATATAAGACtcataataatttctttattcttgtataattttagaTATATCTTAAACTTATTTGTAAATACtatatatagttttttgggtatttgataaaaatgatatataaccttttcttttaatactttacatataaatattaaaggCTCTAATAATtcttcaaaatatttatttaataaaagttCATCACAATCAAACCAGCATTGTCTCGTCGATATCCATGACATTAAACATAAATTACAAGTTCGTTTTATTTTGGGGTgattacaaaatatatatgcttttATTACTTCCCctaataaattttgttcatttataatatttatattatttttattattataacaatttttttcattattattataacaattttcctcttcatttaataattcatcAAGTTCCTTCAGATCAGTAACGTCTCTtaaatttatgtaaaaattccattttttttttttgttaatatagcAATATATACAAGTGTTTGAGTTatcattcattttttatcattcaagaaaaataattttccaCAAGCCAGTGAGAAAAATGGTTATATGTTCATTTATTagattacaaaaaaaaaaataaaataataaaatctataatttatacaaataagTATGATACAAACGaaaaatttacaatatatgtaatatttgcgcatgcatatttatacacACTTATTATAAAACTTAAATACATACAATTATATGTAActgtataatataaaatttatttgtgtaattggaaaaacaaaaatatataataataaaatgagaTACTATAAAGAATGCCTAAGAACATAAGTATcgtattatatttacattattatcaaatagaatatttaatattatttttaacctactaaaaaaatggatatattgcacacacacatatttatgtatgtGTCACAACATGTGTAACAACCATTATAATGCACATACTTATACATTACCACCCAAGcgttaaaataaataaaacaataataataatagtatggAGAAATACCGTATTGCTCTTACACATTTTATGGTggtgaaataaattaatatccGAAAATCatgtagaaaaataaataaatcttACGAAATGCTATATTTTACTAAATTAATCTTACACcaaatatcatttttataaaatatgccCATTCAATGGGTACCTATAAATGTGTAATACATATTACATTTTAACTTTTAcactaataaaaaaaatgaaaatgaaacaaataaagGTCAAAGTAATggattaatatatatacaccgTTAACTACATaacaaaatgtatatattataattttttaagttatttttgggaaaaaaaaacaaaaaaatgtatcaCCAACTtaagaatatattatatataatactcACATAttcatgcatatatgtaGGTTgtgtaaaattatatataaatttatagccttataattgttataacaaaaacccataattataaattatagggttattatatattaagcTATCAAACTAAGAACATcttttgaatataatatattaacaaataatttttttttccaattattctatatttaataggttatatataattaaaaacgACACATAGTAAATTAacgtatatacatattttccTTTGGTTTAATCAAATAGAGGTTATAagtaaaatttaataaacgaattttcttatataaagaatgtatgttatttctttaaaaattatgtataaacatttttcaaatatcaaaagtacaaaataatttttattgcatatatttgtgtATCCCCAATTTAAGCTATACTAAAAAACACactattataaattttacaGTATACGTTTTAAATTTGTAGATAtgtgtacatatatttacagtatgaaatattatattcaatTTTAAGAGGATAAGATATgcgaatataaaaaaagtttctTATCGATttactaattttttatatttttataaaaattatataaataataaaaaaaattgggGCATAAGCTATATGATTTTTCacataaatattcaaaaatattaacaaaaatacatatataaaaataggtacatataaagaatatacAATACTAAACATTTGAACATGCATTTAATgttagataaaaaaaaaaaataaatcaaaatgaaTAACCACGATTCCTTACTACAAAGCGAAGCATTTAACCTTGAGGAAATTTATGGAAGTGATGTAAATGATGAGCAAAATAGATTGATAATTGagtttatgaaaaatatggaaaaagaACGAAATTTATTACCAAGGACAGTTGTTGCAAAGAACATAAAAacagatgaaaataaaaataacaataagcctcatagtatatataatattatagacATGTATACAGAAAATGGTGAATTAAAAGAAACTCATTTTATTAAgggatataatataaaatggaaaaatgcAGTTGTgcaatatttaaatgacttaagaaattatattcataaaaaatataatagaaGAATAATTAACTcgtcaaaatatttaacatCAAATTGTCCCATATTGGAATGTttgcaaaaaaatgaaaacttaatttcgatttttttatcaaagcCGTTATGcattcatttatatatatacggtattaattatttacaaataatttattatattgacTTAATTActcaatatataaatttagaaaatgaGGGGAATTTGTGTTTATTCTTATGGTTAGCTtatttacttattttattagatTCATTACAAGCATTAGATATGGATGTAGCTTCAAATCTTCAGGTAATTAAAAGATTTTGTTTAAACAAAATCGAAAATACAGATTTAGCTATAACATGTGAAACCGATAaatctaattttttaaatttcttTACAAATTTTACTTGTAAATCAAATGAGGAAAATCATAGGGATTCATATAATTGCACACATAGtgttttctttattatttatttactaaTTACCGAAATATTAAGccaaaaatgaatttattaaaataactCATAGAATATCAAACAgcatatgcataaatatatatatacatatttaagcAATGCATTATTACTGtcgaataaaataaaatatagtttCTAATCAAAACGCGAAGTTTCCCCACTGTGCATAATATTAGATATAGACATTGTCTTAATACTAATGCAtaaaattaacaattttttttgaaaaatataataaggaTGAATAGCATGCTCGCTCCTTTTCTCCTTTCCAAattatacttatttttaatatttctttcaaatattagtagtttataatatttgttacaatgattttataaattcatatgtttaaatattttttttgtagaataacataataatttgtttgttttctttttttttgtgtatcTCTTATAATTACCATTTGAAGGTgtgtatttattatgatataCCTTTCaatcaaatttaaaaaaatacatgattttatttaaattaattatatttgaaataaaaaatgcaaatcTCACATTTTTAATCTTAAGAAAGAATAACAagttattaataaaaaactatagagcatatatttacatgtCTACTAAGGATGCTTAGCCCATTTTGGTGATG containing:
- a CDS encoding A/G-specific adenine glycosylase, putative, which gives rise to MGHLESNSKLKKSVDQNDKQINLGNDKKRKKKGEKKGEKNGGKNQEKSKHIEQKIKTENKRIEQNEAYEYHYNLIKKNSFILKKSLLEWYYKHRRKLPWRNDQPPYTTNINIQTQINKDCDIRNYFFKARDNTKLNDEADTKNENVVVNKNCDKTLTTEITNTIEEIKESVKNDQIETANCLDNNILKSENFNKQIESIPKLIDQNEETEKLQLRGYQIYISEVMLQQTKVATVLNFYLKWMNKWPTIFDLVKSNLDDILTEWKGLGYYNRAKNLLDCCKVVVNKYNGIFPNDLKLLKELPGIGNYTAKAISIHLYNSKDICVDTNIIRIFSRITDTINYHGSTILAQHSEEVSNILCTDTCNYSDFNQALMDLGSSICNSSPQCSICPLNKYCLIYSKENYKNVKNKRRKINGKIKLELETDQQSNLDHPNNCTLCVKDRNVDIKLVPLAKLKTKKKKNCLILIIKKSDTYNDTTKENQNKDQLDNYNYLMVKNTDSNLFSMHYLFPFILIEDFTPEAYSMHLNSLLTKLSLNNTKSDSFIYIGNFKHIFSHLIYDTYIYTCIVHNSENENIGYEHVWIKLKDIKDFMHNSFCENIVEHYKKSVNEKKAIISEFFE
- a CDS encoding phosphatidylinositol-4-phosphate 5-kinase, putative, which gives rise to MGNKCSCIEISNEKYKCLQDDEYLKTHGLQSMGLEGIETNIAEENEEDNYFYRYESKKSITDHGEELKQNESTDCIVNVKRILNYIKEYEPDFLLFFNEKNSTSLIFLKYIIMNYSTYIMYIDTGVIYIGEINENNEKNGLGIIITPDQCIYIGEFEDDKITGFGLYIHYSKSKYIGYWKNGKANSYGIFIHPDGTFYKGLWLNDKQNKKGIEYVNNNYIFLGNYIKGEKNGFGAFIWKNESIYIGHIKNNFFSKRGIYFLNKNKIYISKWKYNCLHGKCEIFWLDKRQYLGNHNNNNKQGIGIYKWNDGRIYFGNWNNNKQHGHGIFIIIKHFKNYENYINNPFFLFFKCTQKIKKYFLLNIKKEEFLHTGQINQLLQKIENNCHNYNFYYFLLTLLHINYYELCSSYFEFLRIKKLNNFKYNFEFYKKINTHISSATNEYIIENLSGQNTQISNSFFWLSPEDKLNKDELKNKQKKNIKNVENIKQVRVVSNLENAKYTHDEENKITVPLHYEQNDNNFEDIENLKNYLNLINLSYINENDINIQHPLFSYASNNIIIKLGKWKNGELQNWIYSTENGMTNENTQINADQIMEYSEEMIDNNIKEKIKKKKKKKKIRHTFP
- a CDS encoding phosphatidylinositol-4-phosphate 5-kinase, putative; its protein translation is MKKKTMKKNKLVKKQSEQSSNEKENIWADELKKRKRNKDNTEVEPNMKSNKKGLDKDQNKEKHDKKKYDKNNKKLSHTSSYSTSVDISTISESLNSFDKEDKKMRRNKNHSQSTDSNTSKSNSSIEMEKRQENEDGPNININKEKEFYNNILNKNKMDDKSNLVNFSKFEKYHKSESSEKSNNDKEKNFKKEKNLRTNINLEYIKKNRDIFEDKKNSNYYEENISPSKDSNNKTKVTKQIKKKKDIIKHGPISNSCSSRKSINSYDKLERKKKGKNQTKGNGKYKKNAISQNYDLPKKGFSLIWSLKKMKNSHQSAKDDIAFEAPEKNNYNEMDHDNENIKKPKQSFFKKFLGVSKVNQQK